CCTGGCATCGCTGGACCATCCCGGCATCGCGGTCATCCACGGCATGGAAGAGGACGCTCGGGGAGCGCGCTACCTCGTGCTGGAGCGGGTGCGGGGAGGAACGCTCGCCACTCGCCTGCGCTCGGGACCGATGCCGCCTTCCGAAGCGCTCGCCTTGGCGACGCAGGTCGCGGAAGCGCTCCAGGCGGCGCACGAAGGCGGCGTGATCCATCGGGACTTGAAGCCGGGAAACATCATGGTGACCGCCAACGGCCGGGTGAAGATCCTGGACTTCGGTCTGGCGCGGGCACGTCACGCGCCCGCCACCGAGCTCGAAGGTCGAGACTCGCCGCGGCTTCACCAGCCCGGCGAGAGCACGATCGTGGGCACGGCGGGTTACGCGAGCCCCGAACGCCTGCAAGGTCTCGAGGACGTGCGCGCGGACGTGTTCGCATTCGGCGCCGTTCTCTACGAATGCCTCGCGGGAGCGCCCGCCTTCCCGGGCGCGAGCATGACCGAGGTGTTGCGGTCCGTCCTCTCGCGCGAGCCCGACCTCTCCCGCCTTCCCGGCGAGATCCCCGAGTCCTTGCGCCACCTGATTTCCGGCTGCCTCGAGAAGGATCCGGCGCGGCGTCTCTCGGGCATGGAGCCGGTGCTCGCGATGCTGCGCCGCGCCCGGACCGCCGGGGCCGAGCGCTCGGCCTTGTCCGGCACGCCGCACAACCTGCCCGCCGAGCGCACCCGCTTCGTCGGACGCGGAGCGGTGGTCGAGGAGTGCGAGGCGCTCCTGCAGTCCGGCCGTCTGCTCACGCTCACGGGACCAGGAGGCGCGGGCAAGACTCGAATCGCCCTCCGGCTCGCCTCGCGAGCCCTGCCGCGGCATCCGGGAGGCGTGTGGTTCGTCGACCTGAGCGCCGTCGCCGAGCCCTCGCGTGTTCCCCTGGCGGTGGCGGCGGCCATGAGCGTCCGTGAGCAGCCCGGCGTCCCCCTCGCGCGAACGCTGCTCGAGCGTCTTCGTGACGTCGATTCGCTGCTCGTCCTCGACAATTGCGAGCACGTGCTGGAAGCGAGCCGGTCGCTGGTGATGGATCTTCATGACGGCTGCCGCGGCGTCACCGTTCTGGCGACGAGCCGCGAGGCCCTTGGATTGGAGAGCGAGCGGAGCTACGACGTTCCTCCCCTCCCCGTGCCGGATCCGGCGGAGCCCGCCGAGCCCGCGACCCTGATGCGGCACGAATCCGTCGAGCTGTTCGTGGACCGCGCGGTGCTCGCCGCACCCGATTTCGCGCTCGACGAAAGATCCGCCGTCGCGGTGGCGCGCATCTGCCGCACCCTGGATGGCATCCCGCTCGCCATCGAGCTCGCCGCCGCGCGCGCGCACGTCCTCGATCCTGTCGAGATCGCCGAACGGCTCGACCGGATGATGGGACTCCTGCAGGCAGAGCCGGGCACCGTCTCACGCCGTCATGCGACGCTTCAGACCGCCCTCGACTGGAGCGTGGAGTCGCTTCCCACCGAGGAGCAGCGCGGGTTCCGCGCGCTCTCGATCTTCGTCGGCGGCTGGGACGTCGAAGGCGCGCGTGCGGTGCTGGATCGAGGCGACCTCGAGACCGTCGATCTCCTCGGCCGTCTCACTCGCCGCTCGCTGGTGACCGTGACCAAGAGTCCTTCGGGGACGCGTTATCGCTACCTGGAGCCGGTGCGGCAATTCGCGGCCGAGCGCCTCGCCCGGTCCGATGAAGCCGTGGCGGTCCACGGGCGATTCATCATCCATGCGGCGGCGCTCGCCGAGCGGGCCGAACCCGAGCTTCTCGGACGCGATCAGGCGGTCTGGCTCGATCGGATCGGCGCCGAGCACGAAAACCTGCTCGCCGCCCTGGAAGGAAGCGGCAGCGCCCCGGGCGAGGCCGAGGCGGCCTTGCGGATCGCCGGGTCGCTGTGGCGCTTCTGGCACATCCGTGGGCACCTCCGGACCGGCGCCGCGGCGGTGCGGCGAGCGCTGTCGCTTCCCGGCGCCGCGGCGCGCACCCCCTTCCGCGCTCGCGCCCTCTATGCGGCAGGCGCGCTCGCGGTCTTCGACATGGAAGGACAGCGCCGCGCTCGCGAGTACTTCGAGGAGGCGCTCGCGATCTTCCGCGCCGCCGGCGACGACTTCGGCGCGGCCCGCTGTCTCACCGGGCTCGGCGCGGTCGCGAGCGCCCGCCGCGAATTCGCCGAGGGCGCCGCGCGCCTCGAGGAAGCGCAGGCGCTCTATCGGAAGCTCGGGGATCCGCGCGGGCTCGCGGTCACCCTGAACAACCTCGGCGCGGCCGCGTGGAACCAGGGCGACCTGACGCGCGCCGGCGAGCGCATCGCCGAAGCGCTCGACCTCGCGCGCTCGGCCGGGGATCTCGGCAACGTCGCGCAGCTCGGCGTTGCGCTCTCCATGATCCGCTCGCGTTCCGGCGACGCGGCCGGGGCCGCATCGCCGCTGCGTGAGGCGCTTGCCACGCTCGGGTCACTCGGCGCGCGCCACAGCAGCGCCGCGGGCGCTTTGCTGGCCGCCGGCGAGCTGGCGACGCTCGAGCGCAGGTTCGAGGACGCGGCGCGATGGTTCGGCGCGGCCGACACGGTGCTCGAGCGTCTGGGACTGGTCTTCGACGAGGCCGACGTGTGGTGGAAGCGCCGCGACGCGGCGCTCGCCGAGGCGCGCGAGGCGCTCGGAGCGGCGACATGCGATGCCCACCGCGAGGCGGGACGGCGCATGGATGTGGAGGCGGCCCTGCGGGCGGCGCGGGACGAGCTGGGGTCTGCGCGAGCCTAGCCGGGGTCTGGAACGATCCTCGACCCGGCCGGTTGGAAGTCCGGTGCCTTGCCCGGCGGCGCGCCCCACGGTATTGCTCCACGATGGTCCGCCACTTCATCCCGACTTCGTTCGACCTCCGCGCGCTCGTGCGTCTCGCCGTACCCATCGTCACCGTGCAGGTGGGGATCATGCTGATGGGCGTCGTGGACACCATCGTGGTTGGCCACGTCTCCGCCAGAGAGCTCGCCGCGGCCTCGCTCGGCCACTTGTATGTCTTCGGGCTTGCCGTGTTCGGCATCGGCACGCTGTGGTCCCTCGATCCCATCGTGTCGCAGGCGATGGGAGCCCGCGACCACCAGGGCGCCTCGCTCGGCATCCAGCGCGGCGTGGCGCTCGCGTGCCTGATGGGCGCGCTCATCACCCTGGCATGTCTCCCCGCGCCCTGGGTGTTCCGCGTGCTCGGCCAACCGGCGGAAGTGGTGCCGCGCGCGGCGGGCTTCGTGTGGATGTCGGCGCCCAGCATGATCGCGCTGCTGCTGTTCGTGACGTTGCGTCAGGCCTTGCAGGCCATGAAGCACACTCGCGCCATCGTGATCACCATCGTGGCCGGCAACGTGGTGAACCTGCTGCTCAACCTGGTGTTCGTCTTCGGAGGTCTCGGGCTGCCGGCGATGGGAGCGCCGGGATCGGCGCTGTCGAGCACGATTGGCCGCTGGTTCATGCTGGCACTGCTGCTGCAGCTCTCGCGAGCCGAGCTCGGGCCGATGCTACGCCCCTTCCGCCGCGAGTCCTTCGCCTGGACTCCCATCGTGGCCACGTTGAGATTGGGGCTGCCGATCGGCATCCAGGCATCGGTGGAGTTCACGACGTTCGCCTCGATCACGGTGATGGCGGGCTGGTTCGGAGCCGAGGCGATCGGCGGCCATCAAGTCGCGATCAATCTCGCTTCGTTGAGCTACATGGTGCCGGCCGGGATCGGCAGCGCCGCTTCCGTTCTGGTGGGCCACGCGATCGGTGAAGGCGACTCGGCGCACGCGCGGCGGGTGGCCGCCAGCGCGTTGCTGATCGGAGCGAGCTTCATGGTGCTCATGGCCCTGCTGATGCTCGCGATCCCCGGCCTGTTCGCCCGCGCCTACACCTCGGTGCCGGGAGTGGTGGCGATCGCGGTGGCTCTCATCCCGATCGCGGGCCTGTTCCAGGTGTTCGACGGCGTGCAGGTGGTGGCGGCGGGCGTGCTGCGCGGCGCGGGTGACACGCGGGCGGCGATGCTCGCCAACGTGCTCGGCTTCTGGCTTCTCGGCATGCCGGTGAGCCTTTGGCTCGGCTTCAGGTCGCAGCTCGGCGTGACAGGACTGTGGTGGGGCTTCGTGGCCGGCCTCGGAGCCGTGGCGGTGTTCCTGACCGCGCGCGTGGGAACGCGGCTCACCGGGGAGCTGTCGCGCCTGAAGCTGGAAAAGGCCGCCGTGTGATCTTCACTTCTTCGCGAATTCGGACCGCCAGTTCTGAACCAGCAGCACGTCGGCCTGCGGCGGCGCCGCCTCCTCCGTGGGCTTGAGCGCCACGAACCGGTCGGGCCGTGAGGTCGGAAGGAAGTAATGGCGACCCCAGTCCTGCATCCGCAAGTCGCTCATCCTGAAGAGCTGCTGGGGCGTGGCCAGCCGCACCGATGGCTCCAGGGTCACCTTGACCTCCAAAATGCGGTCGCCTTCCCGATAGTAGAGAGCGTCACCGCGGGCGCTCCAGAGTGGCATCACGCCGCCATTCGTCGACACCTGCCAACGTCCTTGGGCGATGGGGTATTGGCGGAGGTAGATCTCGGTTCGACCGGTTTCATCGGACGAGTAAGCCAGGAATTTTCCCTGAGGCGCGGGTGCGGGGAAGTCCTCGTTCGCCGGCGTCGCAATCAAAGCGGTCGAATCATCACCCGCCACGCTGGTCTGCCAGATGTCGAGACCGTTGTCCATGCCAACCTTGGGATGAATCAGGTAGCGGCCATCCGACGTGAACCGCCCTCCCAGCCCGCCACTCAATCGACGAGCGTCGAGGGCGCCGTCCGCAGGCTTCACCCAGAGCGCGCTGGTGTTCATGTCGCGATACACGATCGAGCGACCGTCCGGCGACCAGGCGGGTTCCATCTGTCGTCCCGGACCGAACGCGAATCGCGTCTGGGAGTTTCGCTCCAGATCGTGAAGCCAAATGTCGCCCTCGCCCCCTTCACGCCTCTCGGTCACCAGCATGCGGTCGTCGGGCGAAAGCGCCATGGACCACACGGCGCTGAGCGCACCCGTCAGCGTATCCACGATGGCTCCGCTTCGATTCACCAGGACAGCGGACGACTCGACACTTTGAGTGGCCAGCCGGTAAGTCAGGTCGCCGTTGGTGGCAACCGTGACCGAGCTCGCGTTCGCGGCGATCAGGAACGGCTCCCCGGTCGCCTTGAGCCGTTGCAGAGAGAAGGGGAGCGCCCAGACTCCAGCGCCTTCGCCGACCCTCGAGAAGAGAATGAAACCGTTCGGATCGTAGACCGGCTCCCAGGCGAACCCCGAAGGCAGCGTCAAGAGATCCGTTCTGCGGCTTCCCACCGCCAGCGACAGGGTCTTGGCTCCGCCCATCACCAGGTGGCGGACGTAGATCACCCCTCTTCCACCGGGAAGCACGTGAGGGTGGTGCAAGTCCGCATCCAGAGTGTCCTTTTGCACGAACATGCTGGGTGTCCCGCCGCTGGCAGAAACGACATAGAGATGGTCGATCCCCTTGGCGAAAACGACCCGGCCGTCGGGCAGCCAATCGGCGCCCGAACCGCCGCTGAAGTCTCCGATCGGACAGAGCGGGGTGACGCTCCCGCTCGCCACCGAGACCTTGGCCAGGCCGGCGTTGTTGCCGATGGCGATCGAGGCGCCGTCAGGTGACCATGCGGGTCGAAAGTCCGAATCGAGGCCATCCGCCAACACCCGCGAGCTGATCTGGTCGAGATCGCGGACCCACAGCTTTCGGTCCACCACGAACGCGAGCCGCCGGCCATCGGGCGAGATCGCAGGATTGGTGAGCTCACCACGCGGATGCTCGAGCATGAGCGTGAACTTACGGTGCGCCGACGGGGGGACCACGGGCCGCCACAACCACCCGCCCATCGCGGCCAGCACTGCGACGAGCACCAGGGAGCCAGCCCAGATCCAGCGGTGGCGCGCCTCCGTTCGCGGGACTGGCGATGGTGCGGGAGTCGGCGTCTCGGTCACACGCCCTGTCTGGACATCCTCGAGCACCAGCAGCGCTTCGCCGATGTCGCGCAGACGACGGTGAGGATTCTTCTCCAGACAGCGTTCGAGCATGACGCGCACGGAGCGCGGCAGATCGGCCGGCAGTAGCGAGAGATCGGGCTCGGCCCGCAGCACCGCTGCCAGCGTGTCCGAGATGGTCTCTCCCTCGAAGGCCCGGCGTCCGGTGAGCAGCTCGTAGAACACCACTCCGAACGCCCAGATGTCGGCGCGACGGTCGACGGGCTTGCCGCGCGCTTGCTCGGGACTCATGTAGGCGGCGGTGCCGATGATCGTGCCCGAGCCCATCGCCGAGCCCGGAAAGGTCGGGGACTGCGACAGCACCGGCGACGAAGCGCTCGTCTCGAGAGCCTTGGCCAGGCCGAAGTCCAGCACCTTGACCCGCCCCTCGGGCGTGATGCGCACGTTGGCCGGCTTCAGATCCCGATGGACGACTCCGCTGTCATGGGCGGCCTCCAGGGCCAGCGCGATCTGGCGCGCGATGTCGATGGCCTCGGCGACCGGAGTGGGGCCGGCGGCAATGCGCTGCGCCAGGTCCTCGCCCGGTACCAGCTCCATCGTGAGGTAACGAACGCCCTCGACCGTATGAACGCTGAAGACCGTGGCGATGTTGGGATGGTTGAGCGAAGCCAGCAACCGAGCTTCACGCTCGAAGCGACCCATGCGCTCGGGATCGGTGGCGAACGCAGACGGCAGGACCTTGATCGCCACCTGGCGATCGAGCGTGGTGTCGGTGGCTCTCCAAACCACTCCCATGCCGCCTTCACCGATCTTCTCGGAGAGGCGGTAATGGAGGATCTGGCGGCCGGTGCTGAGCGCCTGCTGCTCGTCAGGCATCAACTTCGGCAGGCCCGACGGAGCCGCACGGCATGACGTCTCCAGGATGTTGCGAGGATGGCGACCATGAGCGCCGAATGTACCTCAATCGACGCTCCGGGGCATGAGCG
This portion of the Candidatus Eisenbacteria bacterium genome encodes:
- a CDS encoding protein kinase yields the protein MKADEPDLSGLADAVADGSPVDWDRVTESRGLAGLKLIEQLSAAYQEEIPHASAPLPPPTSLFAPGERLGPYRIEGELGRGGMGVVYLARDLRLDREVAVKALPPDLSASPEALGRLTREARLLASLDHPGIAVIHGMEEDARGARYLVLERVRGGTLATRLRSGPMPPSEALALATQVAEALQAAHEGGVIHRDLKPGNIMVTANGRVKILDFGLARARHAPATELEGRDSPRLHQPGESTIVGTAGYASPERLQGLEDVRADVFAFGAVLYECLAGAPAFPGASMTEVLRSVLSREPDLSRLPGEIPESLRHLISGCLEKDPARRLSGMEPVLAMLRRARTAGAERSALSGTPHNLPAERTRFVGRGAVVEECEALLQSGRLLTLTGPGGAGKTRIALRLASRALPRHPGGVWFVDLSAVAEPSRVPLAVAAAMSVREQPGVPLARTLLERLRDVDSLLVLDNCEHVLEASRSLVMDLHDGCRGVTVLATSREALGLESERSYDVPPLPVPDPAEPAEPATLMRHESVELFVDRAVLAAPDFALDERSAVAVARICRTLDGIPLAIELAAARAHVLDPVEIAERLDRMMGLLQAEPGTVSRRHATLQTALDWSVESLPTEEQRGFRALSIFVGGWDVEGARAVLDRGDLETVDLLGRLTRRSLVTVTKSPSGTRYRYLEPVRQFAAERLARSDEAVAVHGRFIIHAAALAERAEPELLGRDQAVWLDRIGAEHENLLAALEGSGSAPGEAEAALRIAGSLWRFWHIRGHLRTGAAAVRRALSLPGAAARTPFRARALYAAGALAVFDMEGQRRAREYFEEALAIFRAAGDDFGAARCLTGLGAVASARREFAEGAARLEEAQALYRKLGDPRGLAVTLNNLGAAAWNQGDLTRAGERIAEALDLARSAGDLGNVAQLGVALSMIRSRSGDAAGAASPLREALATLGSLGARHSSAAGALLAAGELATLERRFEDAARWFGAADTVLERLGLVFDEADVWWKRRDAALAEAREALGAATCDAHREAGRRMDVEAALRAARDELGSARA
- a CDS encoding MATE family efflux transporter, coding for MVRHFIPTSFDLRALVRLAVPIVTVQVGIMLMGVVDTIVVGHVSARELAAASLGHLYVFGLAVFGIGTLWSLDPIVSQAMGARDHQGASLGIQRGVALACLMGALITLACLPAPWVFRVLGQPAEVVPRAAGFVWMSAPSMIALLLFVTLRQALQAMKHTRAIVITIVAGNVVNLLLNLVFVFGGLGLPAMGAPGSALSSTIGRWFMLALLLQLSRAELGPMLRPFRRESFAWTPIVATLRLGLPIGIQASVEFTTFASITVMAGWFGAEAIGGHQVAINLASLSYMVPAGIGSAASVLVGHAIGEGDSAHARRVAASALLIGASFMVLMALLMLAIPGLFARAYTSVPGVVAIAVALIPIAGLFQVFDGVQVVAAGVLRGAGDTRAAMLANVLGFWLLGMPVSLWLGFRSQLGVTGLWWGFVAGLGAVAVFLTARVGTRLTGELSRLKLEKAAV
- a CDS encoding protein kinase, which produces MPDEQQALSTGRQILHYRLSEKIGEGGMGVVWRATDTTLDRQVAIKVLPSAFATDPERMGRFEREARLLASLNHPNIATVFSVHTVEGVRYLTMELVPGEDLAQRIAAGPTPVAEAIDIARQIALALEAAHDSGVVHRDLKPANVRITPEGRVKVLDFGLAKALETSASSPVLSQSPTFPGSAMGSGTIIGTAAYMSPEQARGKPVDRRADIWAFGVVFYELLTGRRAFEGETISDTLAAVLRAEPDLSLLPADLPRSVRVMLERCLEKNPHRRLRDIGEALLVLEDVQTGRVTETPTPAPSPVPRTEARHRWIWAGSLVLVAVLAAMGGWLWRPVVPPSAHRKFTLMLEHPRGELTNPAISPDGRRLAFVVDRKLWVRDLDQISSRVLADGLDSDFRPAWSPDGASIAIGNNAGLAKVSVASGSVTPLCPIGDFSGGSGADWLPDGRVVFAKGIDHLYVVSASGGTPSMFVQKDTLDADLHHPHVLPGGRGVIYVRHLVMGGAKTLSLAVGSRRTDLLTLPSGFAWEPVYDPNGFILFSRVGEGAGVWALPFSLQRLKATGEPFLIAANASSVTVATNGDLTYRLATQSVESSAVLVNRSGAIVDTLTGALSAVWSMALSPDDRMLVTERREGGEGDIWLHDLERNSQTRFAFGPGRQMEPAWSPDGRSIVYRDMNTSALWVKPADGALDARRLSGGLGGRFTSDGRYLIHPKVGMDNGLDIWQTSVAGDDSTALIATPANEDFPAPAPQGKFLAYSSDETGRTEIYLRQYPIAQGRWQVSTNGGVMPLWSARGDALYYREGDRILEVKVTLEPSVRLATPQQLFRMSDLRMQDWGRHYFLPTSRPDRFVALKPTEEAAPPQADVLLVQNWRSEFAKK